A stretch of DNA from Juglans microcarpa x Juglans regia isolate MS1-56 chromosome 5D, Jm3101_v1.0, whole genome shotgun sequence:
TCCTGATTATTGCAATTTGGAGCCTCGAGATGTATGCGATTTCCGAGGAAAGATGCGGGATAGGAGTCAATGTCTCATACGACGTCGTATTGAATGTGGGTCGTTTCTCAATTTCTGTGATCTTCGAACCCTGGGGCGGCGTTATGCTTGTAGCCTTATACGCAGTGCCTGCCGTCgtttcatgtcatgtcatgctCCCCACGCGCTTAGGAAGCATGAATATAAGATAATGAATGCTTCGCTCATACCCATTACCCactgcacttttttttttcagctaaaaactaaagaaaataaattaccGAATTCATATATATAGGTCCATCAATTTTAACGGCAGCTCGAAATACGTAAAGACTTCCAAAAATGCTCTTTCTGATCTAAATTTGTCATATTTTCTAATCCAAGCCagagaatttttctttctttcttttttatccaaaaatatttgaattcttaACCAAGAATTACTAAACattttgtcatatttttattcaacgATTTTAAGGACTATAATGCCACGGGAATATGTCGATGGAATTGCATTTTAAGGAAGTTGAATCCCCCTTTTTGGGCTATTAACGGCAAAACAACAGATCCAATTCtcgataataaaaaaaaaaaaaaaaaaaaaaaaagaaggcgGCGCAGTGCAAGGACTCCCTCTGCAGGACAATTGCCGACTACAGTACAAGGCTGCATCCAGGACTGGATCGGTCGAACTTTCAAGCTGCCATTTACAAAGAAAGTTCATCAAAACTTGATGATGGATAGGGAGCGAACTCCTTCTGAAAACATTGCTTGCTGCCGAAAACAGAAATAAGTGCATGGGAGGGGAAAGAAAACAGAATAGAAGAGGCAAAAAGAAGCTGCCGAAACCCAAAACAAGTGAGCAGAGAAGGATGAAATTTATATAGCAAAAGTGAGATcaagaaaagcaaaaataattgtACAAGTTTGTGCAcgcaaacaaaacaaaatttatttacaataaatcTCACTTCCTCCCCATCTTCACTCTTCACTCAATCTCTCACAGCTATTAATTGTACTAAAATACCCCTAAAGTTAACACGTGTAGATCAAGGAAGTAGGCTATGTTGTTCCCTGAAAACATTGGCAAGGAAATTTTTTTACGGGGAAACAATTATCGGTAATTCCACGAGCTTCGCAGCCTCTCTacctctccgtctctctctctctctctctcggtctctGGTCAAGTCCTCCGTAACCGCACTGCGCCACCTTCATCTATATCTTCCTATAACCACAGTAACCACCGATTCCACTACCGTTTAGAAACCTTTTTCAATATTCTCAGAATTTTGCTTGGAACAGAAGCAATGCCGGCGCAGAAGCGAGCTCTCGGTGTGGCGGAGGATGATCCTGTGCAAGACAACCCCAGCAACCACCATGAACCCCAGAGGACGCAGAGGGTGCGTGTTTTACTTTAGCTTCCCCCAAAATCTCCTCACGGAACCACGAAGCACCACGAAAGAGAACCCGTTTGCACAcatttttgttcaaaattttgACTCTTGGCTTGCTTGACGTTGTTCTTCGTTTGCCCAGAATCTGATCGAAGCCCTTCGTCGAGTAACGGGGACAACAAGGACGAGTACGTGCTCTCTTTGTGCTATTCGTCctgatagttttttttcttcgtaGGGGCGTGTATATTTGTGAGTGAATTATAGAGCTTCATGTTGTGTGAATGCTGGGGTTTGATCTGGGATCTACGTGCTTGTATGCTGGTACTGCTTCTCTCTTGTATTCTACATGTATTTTCTCGAGGAAGTGCTACATGGGTGTTCGATGTGTGATTATTCTGTGTGTTTGAATGGTTATGTTTATGGTTTGTGCCTTTGAGATTATCCTGAGATGGATTTCTCTGCTATTGTGGACGCTGCCGCGTCGAGTTCGACGAAGGTTAGTGGAGTTTGTGGTTTGGATCGTCTGGGCTGTAGTGACTTTGACTCTTATGGGTATATATGCATTAGAGTTGGTTGCATGGTAGCCTCTGGGGCAACTTGGTATTGGGATTTTGCCTCTGGCGAAATTCTGCACGGGGCTGCTGATAAGGGATCTTGTAATTGCATCCTGGTGTTGATTGCATCTATTCATGTATTTGATCTGACATGATTTACGTAGATTGGTGGAGAAGTTGGTTAAAATGTATACCTTATCATTCAGGACCTCCTGTACTGGTTTTGTTTGCGAGTTAAGGTGATGAAGAATTTTGTAGGGTCTGAAGACTCACTCCGCGTGGTGATGCTTATGATGTTTACTTTTCAGTTTCCAAGTCTTGGATACACggtattttttgtttataggAGCTGCCATTTTGCTGTCATCCGCTGTTTGTTACAATATACTTAAATTGTTGTCCTGACCATGAATATAATTGGTCTGAGACCTCAGGTGGGTTAAGTGAATCTTTTGCATGTTTAGTTTGATACAGATTCAGTACTGAACCACGTTGAACAGAGAATTGATAGATGTTCCCAAGAACACTATGAGTGATGTGCAAAGGTGTGATAGTCACCCATATGTATCATTTTCATGGTTTTGTTCATGGCTTCCAGCTTATTTTCagtatagaaagaaaaaaataaaatttgaccGACATGCATACCTCTTGGGATACCAAATAATCTTTTTAACTGTATGATTAACATTCTACATCTGTTTTTCTAGAAGAGGTCGACACCCCACTTTTACTAATTAGATTAACCTTCTACATCTTGGTTTGACATGTCAAATAATTATAGCATGCAAGTTTTTTTCGTTATTGAAAATGTGAACCTCATGGTTTCCcctgaagttttttttttttttttttttttataactaataagagaattttattccaagtaaataggcatagcccaaatacacaggaagtatacaagagagtaCACCTAAATACAAACTAGTGCAAGAAATATGAGTCAGTGTTTCTCTAAGTAAAATGGAATTCTTACAGTTACCATACTGTTTAAAATCTGGTTACTTTGAGACTGTTGTGCGTTGCCTCTGGAATCTGAAAGAAATTGTATCATGAAGCTCAATGTAAGTCTGCATGGCAGTCCTGATTGGTGTATTGGCATGCATTGCTTAACATTTTTTGCCATGATTTGTTAGCATTCAGGTTAGCTACAAGTTTGTTCCAGAGGGGCTTGGGCCCAAATGTTCTATTTGTGGGAAACACCCATGTTGATACTGTGGTTTAGATTGGCATTTCAGAAAATCCTTTCCTCCAAATTCCATCTTGACAAAAGGGTATcgtaacatatttttaaattccttgattataaattaatgacCATATTGTCCCCCAAATATCTTGTTTATACAAAGCTATTAACATGCTTCATAGTCATAGAATCTTACTCATCATCGATTCCTTGCTAAATTTTTTTGTGGAAGTATGCGAGAACTTGCTTCAATACGAAGCACTTCAATAATGCATCAACTATGGCTTGAACATCATTTCTTTCTATACTTTCTTTCTccagttatttttttatgaatttaatggTGCATGATAATGATATGACATCTATCTGCATGTTGAAATAGCTGACCACATGATTTGAATCTCACTTGGTGCATGGATTAGTTATTGTACTATTTTTGCTTTCatgttttttatatatgatgCCTAATTACATGGATTGGTTGTATTTAAATACAAGCATTAGAAGAGGTTGGTCCTTTTTTGGTTACTTTGGGTGGTGTGGGGTTAACCCACAGGTCAACCATTCTCTTTCTGCAGGGTTTccaatatcaatttttattgCTTATACATCTGCCACTAGGTTTTATAAAACATACTCGAGTATGAAATGCATACAAGAATCAACCTATCTATCGATTAGGTTTGAACGGGTAACGTTATCTATCTTGCTTTTTGTTTGCAGGTTTGTTGCAGTGAAGCTGTCAGATATTCGTAAGGAAGTACAATGTCCAATCTGTCTAGGtatattttgtgatttctttCTAAATATAAGAAACATTCTCTTCCAAATTTTTTGAATTGCAGAAGAGCATAATGATTTCTCTGTAATATATCCCAGgagaaacttttattttctGGGATCCAACATGTGCATTACTTTAAGTAAGCATGATATGATGCTCCTTCTATGGCCATGTGGAAGCTTATTAATTTTACTTTCCAGGGTGTAATGTCTTCCCACTTCTATCTAGATATGGTTATACATGTCtgatgtaatattaaataaatatagttagaTATGTATGGCGGCATTGTATCAAAGGATGGAGAAGATTACTGTTTCTGAATAGCCATCAATTTTGTCCTTTTGTTTCTTACCAAACTATCATTAATTTGTACCTAGTGTTGCATACCCTTCTGATTACATCAATATTCTATTTTTGGTGGTCTATAAGGACCACATAACATGTGCATTTGACCATTTAAACATTTGGTGAATGCATACTAGTAGGGGACCATCGTCGAGTATAGCATAGCTGTGAAGGGTGGCGTTGGCTTTTAGGGGCCCACCACATCCCGTCCGATTTCCCTTCATGTCAAAGGGGAGTTTATATTTGATGAACATTTCCTATAGAATTGTCATTCAATAGAACCTACCATGTGGCCGTTTCTGGCTTGAATCTTATATATCTCTCTAGGATAGCCTCTATGCTTGATGTACATATATGGAGACTctgttttatatttgatttctgTGCCAGAGTCCTTTACTAGAAATTACACTTGTGAGgttatttactctttttttgtAGGTAAGGTTATTTACTTTGTTAATTTCACTTTGAATGCTTGATTCCTCTTTGCCTATGTAAACCTCAAGGAAATCTTCTGAAAATGTCACATCCGTGTGCTCTAGATCCTTTTCACCTGTTGCTGTGTCTTTTGTTCTGTCTGTAGACAATGGGTGACTTCCTTTTAGCACTGTAACtggattatttatttcttagttATGTTTTTAGTCTTTATCCATAACTAGCAGTGATATGTGGGTCTTCAAGAGGACCAGGAAGAATTCACTGCAAAGCCATGCTCTTAAGTGAGACCTAAATACTCGGCCTCCATAGGAGAAACTATCATTTTACAGAGGTTGTTAATTTATATAGAGTCAATCAACTGAGCTCAAGTAAGCCGCAAAAGCAtataaaattttggaagatAATGAAAACATTGAGTTCTTTTATGTGTAGGGATCATTCGGAAAACTAGGACGGTGATGGAATGCCTGCATCGCTTCTGCAGGGAATGCATTGACAAATCTATGAGGCTGGGGTATGTTATCTAACTCTCTCTTATGGATAAAATTTCAGTGGTGATGTTATTTGGGATGATCTTATgagtttatgaaaattttttaagtataagcTAAATTCTTCTTGTTTAAATTGATTACTGCAGGAACAATGAATGCCCTGCCTGCCGGACCCATTGTGCTAGTCGTCGTTCCTTGAGAGATGATCCAAACTATGATGCTTTAATTGCAGCTTTGCATCCAGATATTGACAAGTATGAGGAAGAGGTATATTCTGTCCAGTAATTACCATCTCACGTTCAAATTTGATTTTCTGTATTGTTTTCTTATGTCAACTATTCATTATTGTGCATCTGCCCTAGGAATCGGCTTTCCATGAAGAGGAAATGGTTCGCAATAAGCAGGTAAACTTTTCGAATTTCGGCCATGAAGCCTTGTGCCCAGCTAGACTTATCCATTTATTTTGGTTTCATAAGTTCAATTATTATTGTTCCTTGGggtgatataaaaaaaaacaaaaaacaaaagaggggGAAAATAAGACTTCCTTTTTTCATGTAAAAAGTCATGGCATTCTCCAGTGATGGATGCCTAGGCTCTAAATGATGAATGCCTTTCATTTTTGTACGTGAACTCCTAAAACCATCTGAGTGTTCGGTTTCCACTTCAAATTGTTTACCAGCAGAactgtttttcttgtttttcactTATTACTTCAAGGTTGTAATTTCTAATTGTATTTGGATAGATACAAGCTTCCATAGCCCAAACTTTTCGACGGCAAGCAGAAGCTTTGGGTAAGAAGCGGTCAACAGCTAAAGCCACAGCAGCTGCATTTGTTAGGAGATCACGGGGCTATCGAAATGCTCATCTGAGAGGAAGGAGAAACTATCGAAATGCTGCTGAGAGTCAAGGATCCGATGAGAATGAGGATGCAAATGGTAATGATGGAGGCAAAGATTCATCTTCTGCTGATGAGCTCACAGAAGTCCGACcaaaaagaagcaaaagatGGTTAGGAGCTCGATTTTCTCAGCCATCTCCGGCAGCTGCAGGAGCTGATGGAGGTGGTGATGAAAATGATTCTGAAGTGAATAAAGAATCTATGGGTGCAACTGCTGGACTTGTTAGCGGCTCAGAAAGGCTTTCCTGGGGCAAAGGTGGCATGCGGAGTCACACACGATATGGCAGTATGAGTGGTGGAAATGGTAGAAATGCACGGAACAGTCGCCCCTCAAAACTGGCTGATTATCTGCGTAACGTagagaaaaatgatgatgaggTAAAGTGTATGTTGTGTAATTTTCTTAGGACTCAGCCATGGTAAGGTATTGAGAATTCCTTTTATGGCTTCAACTTGTCACAAACTATTGACCATACCGCTGTCACTTATTTCACTGCCATTTTATATTGGTTGAGGTCATGacatcatttttgtttttttttttttttttttttttttttttgtcaaggGGGGTTACTGTATGCTTCTAGTTCTTGGTTACATTAAACTTATTGGGAAACAATATGTTCCTTATTATGGGGAATAATAGGTTCTTTGCTATTTCAGTTGACTATCAACCTCATGCTTGTTTCTTTCGATGAACAAATTATACCGAGTTTGGAGAGGCCCTACCTTTGCTGCAGGCCTACCCTGTCGGTTAGACAGCTGTGCCAGGTTTTACTTCTCAACCTTATACCCTGTTTTTCATTTGTTTGCACTTCATCCAATTATATGGCCTTTTGTCACCACTACTGGGACTGTTCTCATGCTTGTTAATACAGTATGTATCCATGCGAACTACAACCCAACATGAAGTTGAATTGCACTTGGTAAAAGAATTGCATTCCAAATCAACCTTTCAACCCTGCAAGTTCTCCACCGGGCAAGTCCCTAATAATTGATCCAGGCAAAGACGAGCTGCAAATCCTAGGGGAGGGGGAAACTCTGGAAGGACTTGCGACAAACGACCTCGTTCATGGCTATTTGGTAATCACTCctagaatatttatttacatgCGATATGCCGACATCAATAAAGCATACAGATTTAGTTTTATGTACGATTGTTTATACATATCTTctggtttttattttagttggaaTACACATTTGATCCTTATGTTTCTATTGGGTTCTTTCAGCTTCTGGCATACAAGAGAAAGTCATGGAACTCAAATCTTGTGATGGCTTTATCATGAAGAACAAACTTTCTCGTCTTTTGTTTACCAAAGTATGGTATACAGTTATACTCTCAATGGGGATCTCAGCTTTATACTCATAGTTTCGATGCTCTAGGCTGTTCTGTACTAcaacaacaggaaaaaaaaaaaaaaaactcttttacgAGGTTGGACAAGGAAAAAAGGttggaaagttaaaaaaaaaaaaaaaaattggacaaTTTAGATTCTAGAATCAGAAGTCCTTGTCATACTTATAAGGCCCATTGCCACAAATAGGCACAGATCTAGCTTGCTATCACCATGGTCTCTAATGTAGTTTGCATGCTTACATTGTTCTTCCTGGTACTGTTTAATGATCACATGTCAACAGGCTATATAGCTTTTATCATATATGTGGACGGTTTCATCGAATATTGCTTGTTTGATGCCACCTGAAACAATATGGTCCCGTTCGCCTCTCcggacttgtttatttttaaagataagatgagttgagattaaaattaataagttaaataaaatattattagaatatattttttaatattattttttttaaaatttaaaaaaattaaattatttattttattttatattaaaatttataaaaattataataattagatgatatattttttaaaaacaaactacacTTGTTTTTTCACGTACACTAATCTGTAACAGATTAACGATTCTTTTGTTCTGAGTTAATAGAAGATATACATTTAATAACATTTTCCCGGTCAAAGTTTTACCTTCAACCAAAACTGGCTTGGAACTACTGACGACACATGCCGTACCATAACTGGTGCATAAcgatgaaagaaaaatgatttgtacaataaacaaattatatataaattcttgCAAAAAAGTgaattacattttaaaaaaatttattctttattagtaaaatttattttctttttacaaataatttatatgtTTAGAGCTTGTACCTTGAAATGATCAAGCCCTGATTTTCGGAATTACCGACAAATCCAATAGACAAAAATGTCACGTCAGATTAGGTTGTAGGTAGACATCAATTACATATATTTAATCCATTAATACcaatttcttttggtactgAGGTTGATCATGTTGCCCATAAAATACATACATTCGATCTAAATCATATTCATAAACAGAGGGGACCCCATCCTCCTGCCATAAAGTCTTTTCTTCTGATTTCGGGTTAcgagaaaaatttaaaaagttccAATACATGGCTGCTAGATGGTCCCTCTTTGCTCCCTCCTCCCTATCCATGACACGTGGGCCCATTTACCATTTATCTtcattttggataaaaaaaaatccaagaaaaaaaataaaactaataaacaagcaataaaaacacaatatatatatatatataattaataataaaagtagCTGATCTATCACCAGCGTTTAGGGCTGGCTGATCTGACTTAATTACAAAGATCGGCTAGCAACAGTACCACCTCTACAAACCTCAGCGTTACTGACTACACAACTTTTCTAGTCAGCTCAGAAAGCAAGATTGCATAGC
This window harbors:
- the LOC121266373 gene encoding LOW QUALITY PROTEIN: putative E3 ubiquitin-protein ligase RING1a (The sequence of the model RefSeq protein was modified relative to this genomic sequence to represent the inferred CDS: inserted 1 base in 1 codon; deleted 1 base in 1 codon), encoding MPAQKRALGVAEDDPVQDNPSNHHEXPEDAEESDRSPSSSNGDNKDEFVAVKLSDIRKEVQCPICLGIIRKTRTVMECLHRFCRECIDKSMRLGNNECPACRTHCASRRSLRDDPNYDALIAALHPDIDKYEEEESAFHEEEMVRNKQIQASIAQTFRRQAEALGKKRSTAKATAAAFVRRSRGYRNAHLRGRRNYRNAAESQGSDENEDANGNDGGKDSSSADELTEVRPKRSKRWLGARFSQPSPAAAGADGGGDENDSEVNKESMGATAGLVSGSERLSWGKGGMRSHTRYGSMSGGNGRNARNSRPSKLADYLRNVEKNDDELTINLMLVSFDEQIIPSLERPYLCCRPTLSVRQLCQYVSMRTTTQHEVELHLVKELHSKQPFNPASSPPGKSLIIDPGKDELQILGEGETLEGLATNDLVHGYLLLAYKRKSWNSNLVMALS